In Citrobacter sp. RHB25-C09, the following proteins share a genomic window:
- the rhaA gene encoding L-rhamnose isomerase encodes MTTQLEQAWELAKHRFATVGIDVEEALRQLDRLPVSMHCWQGDDVAGFENPEGSLTGGIQATGNYPGKARNATELRADLEQALSLIPGPKRLNLHAIYLESDTPVSRDQIKPEHFKNWVDWAKANQLGLDFNPSCFSHPLSADGFTLAHADDKIRQFWIDHCKASRRVSAYFGEQLGTPSVMNIWIPDGMKDITVDRLAPRQRLLEALDEVISEKFDPAHHIDAVESKLFGIGAESYTVGSNEFYMGYATSRQTALCLDAGHFHPTEVISDKISSAMLYVPRLLLHVSRPVRWDSDHVVLLDDETQAIASEIVRHDLFDRVHIGLDFFDASINRIAAWVIGTRNMKKALLRALLEPTEQLRQLEASGDYTARLALLEEQKSLPWQAVWEMYCQRHDTPVGSEWLESVRAYEKEILNKRS; translated from the coding sequence ATGACCACTCAACTGGAACAAGCCTGGGAACTGGCGAAACACCGTTTTGCCACGGTAGGTATTGATGTCGAGGAGGCTCTGCGCCAGCTCGATCGTCTGCCGGTATCCATGCACTGCTGGCAGGGCGACGACGTAGCCGGTTTCGAAAATCCGGAAGGTTCGCTCACCGGCGGCATTCAGGCGACAGGCAACTATCCGGGCAAAGCGCGTAACGCCACGGAGCTGCGCGCCGATCTGGAGCAGGCGCTGAGCCTGATTCCGGGGCCAAAACGCCTCAACCTGCACGCTATTTATCTGGAATCTGACACTCCGGTTTCCCGCGATCAAATCAAGCCGGAACACTTCAAAAACTGGGTGGATTGGGCAAAAGCCAACCAGCTAGGCCTGGACTTCAACCCGTCCTGCTTCTCGCATCCGCTGAGCGCTGACGGCTTCACGCTGGCGCACGCTGACGACAAAATCCGTCAATTCTGGATCGATCACTGCAAGGCCAGCCGTCGCGTTTCTGCGTACTTCGGTGAACAACTGGGTACCCCGTCGGTGATGAACATCTGGATCCCGGACGGCATGAAGGACATCACCGTTGACCGCTTAGCACCGCGCCAGCGTCTGCTGGAGGCGCTGGACGAGGTGATCAGCGAGAAATTCGACCCGGCGCATCACATCGACGCCGTGGAAAGCAAGCTGTTCGGTATTGGCGCGGAAAGCTATACCGTCGGCTCCAACGAGTTCTATATGGGCTACGCCACCAGCCGTCAGACCGCACTGTGCCTGGATGCCGGTCACTTCCATCCAACTGAAGTGATCTCCGACAAGATCTCAAGCGCGATGCTCTACGTGCCGCGCCTGCTGCTGCACGTCAGCCGTCCGGTACGTTGGGACAGCGACCACGTCGTGCTGCTGGATGACGAAACCCAGGCGATTGCCAGCGAGATTGTGCGCCACGACCTGTTCGACCGCGTACATATCGGCCTCGACTTCTTTGATGCTTCTATCAACCGTATCGCTGCATGGGTCATCGGCACCCGCAACATGAAAAAAGCCCTGTTGCGCGCCCTGCTGGAGCCAACAGAGCAACTGCGTCAACTGGAAGCCAGCGGCGATTACACCGCCCGTCTGGCGCTGCTGGAAGAGCAGAAATCTCTGCCGTGGCAGGCGGTATGGGAAATGTACTGCCAGCGCCACGACACGCCAGTCGGCAGCGAATGGCTGGAAAGCGTGCGTGCGTATGAGAAAGAGATTCTGAACAAACGTAGCTAA
- a CDS encoding ABC transporter permease, whose translation MSKAMTSEAIKRAPDTRAVWQRLLCWEGFLLAVTLAVFIVNVLASPYFLNIWNLSDATFNFTEKAIIVLPMAMLIIAREIDLSVASTLALSSTAMGFCAAAGMDTPLLVCIGLGTGLLCGLLNGILVTRFNLSSIVITIGTMSLYRGITYILLGDQALNAYPESFAWFGQGYVWGALSFEFALFIVLAIAFAFLLHKTNFGRRTYAIGNNPVGAWYSGINVKRHNLILFALVGLMAGLAAVLLTSRLGSTRPTIALGWELAVVTMAVLGGVNILGGSGSMTGVIIAAFLMGLVTFGLSLLNVPGIVMSIIIGAMLIVVISLPIITRRILQRRRI comes from the coding sequence ATGAGTAAAGCGATGACATCTGAAGCGATAAAACGCGCTCCCGACACGCGCGCGGTCTGGCAGCGCCTGCTGTGCTGGGAAGGCTTTCTGCTGGCCGTCACGCTGGCAGTGTTTATCGTCAACGTACTGGCCTCACCCTACTTCCTCAATATCTGGAACCTGTCCGACGCGACGTTCAATTTCACCGAAAAAGCGATCATCGTGCTGCCAATGGCGATGCTGATTATCGCCCGTGAAATCGACCTCTCGGTGGCTTCGACGCTGGCGCTAAGTTCAACGGCAATGGGATTCTGTGCCGCTGCCGGCATGGACACGCCGCTGCTGGTCTGCATCGGGCTGGGAACCGGACTGCTGTGTGGGCTGTTGAACGGAATTCTGGTGACGCGGTTTAACCTCTCGTCAATTGTCATCACCATCGGCACCATGAGTCTGTATCGCGGCATCACTTATATTTTGCTCGGCGACCAGGCGCTGAACGCGTATCCGGAAAGCTTTGCCTGGTTTGGCCAGGGTTACGTCTGGGGGGCGCTGTCATTTGAGTTCGCGCTGTTCATCGTGCTGGCGATCGCGTTCGCGTTTCTGCTGCACAAAACCAACTTTGGCCGCCGGACCTATGCCATTGGCAATAATCCGGTCGGCGCGTGGTATTCCGGCATTAACGTCAAACGCCACAACCTGATTTTGTTCGCGCTGGTCGGACTGATGGCCGGGCTTGCGGCGGTGTTACTGACCTCGCGGTTGGGAAGCACCCGCCCCACCATCGCGTTGGGCTGGGAGCTGGCCGTGGTGACGATGGCGGTGCTGGGCGGCGTTAATATTCTCGGCGGTTCCGGCAGCATGACAGGTGTCATTATTGCCGCGTTCCTGATGGGGCTGGTGACCTTCGGCCTGAGCCTGCTCAACGTGCCGGGTATCGTGATGTCCATCATCATCGGCGCGATGCTGATTGTGGTAATTTCACTTCCGATTATCACCCGCCGAATTTTGCAACGAAGACGGATCTAA
- the rhaR gene encoding HTH-type transcriptional activator RhaR: MANELVLLKADFFASDKQAVAVADRYPQNVFAEHTHDFCELVMVWRGNGLHVLNDRPYRITRGDLFYIRAEDKHSYTSVNDLVLQNIIYCPERLKLNLGWESAIPGFNGTQRQPHWRLGSAGMTQARQVIGQLEHESNHHDPLANEMAELLFGQLVMTLKRHRYATDSMTATSSETLLDKLITALAGSLERPFALDKFCDQEACSERVLRQQFRSQTGMTINQYQRQVRVCHAQYLLQHSRLMISEISMQCGFEDSNYFSVVFTRETGMTPSQWRHLSTQND; this comes from the coding sequence GTGGCGAATGAGTTAGTCCTTCTAAAAGCTGATTTTTTTGCGAGTGACAAACAAGCTGTCGCCGTCGCTGACCGCTACCCGCAAAATGTCTTTGCCGAGCATACTCATGATTTCTGCGAGCTGGTGATGGTCTGGCGCGGCAACGGATTGCACGTGCTGAATGACCGTCCGTATCGCATCACCCGTGGCGACCTGTTTTACATCCGCGCCGAAGATAAACACTCCTATACCTCGGTCAACGATCTGGTCTTACAGAATATTATCTACTGCCCGGAACGACTGAAGCTAAACCTGGGCTGGGAGAGTGCGATTCCCGGATTTAACGGCACCCAGAGACAACCTCACTGGCGACTGGGAAGCGCAGGAATGACGCAGGCCCGCCAGGTGATCGGTCAGCTTGAGCATGAAAGTAATCACCACGATCCGCTTGCCAACGAGATGGCGGAACTGCTGTTTGGGCAACTGGTGATGACGCTAAAACGTCACCGCTATGCCACCGATAGCATGACGGCGACCTCCAGCGAAACGTTGTTGGATAAACTGATCACCGCGCTGGCGGGCAGTCTGGAACGGCCGTTTGCGCTGGATAAGTTTTGCGATCAGGAAGCGTGCAGCGAGCGTGTGCTGCGCCAGCAGTTTCGTAGTCAGACCGGGATGACCATCAACCAGTACCAGCGGCAGGTGCGGGTTTGCCATGCACAGTACCTCCTTCAGCACAGCCGGTTAATGATCAGTGAGATTTCGATGCAGTGCGGGTTTGAGGACAGTAACTACTTTTCGGTGGTGTTTACGCGGGAAACCGGGATGACGCCCAGTCAGTGGCGTCATCTCAGCACCCAAAACGATTAG
- the rhaB gene encoding rhamnulokinase, protein MTFRHCVAVDLGASSGRVMLARYDSERRTLSLREIHRFVNCLQKQDGFDTWDIDSLEDAIRLGLEKVCDEGIRIDSIGIDTWGVDYVLLDKQGRRVGLPVSYRDSRTTGIMQQAQEQLGKCDIYQRSGIQFLPFNTLYQLRALVEQQPEVVPQVAHALLIPDYFSYRLTGEMNWEYTNATTTQLVNINSDDWDETLLTWTGADKAWFGRPTHPGNVIGYWICPQKNQIPVVAVASHDTASAVIASPLQDTHSAYLSSGTWSLMGFESRTPYTDDTALAANITNEGGAEGRYRVLKNIMGLWLLQRVLKERQITDLPALIADTQALTACRFLINPNDDRFINPADMSAEIQAACRESGQPLPESDAELARCIFDSLALLYADVLEELATLRGEAFTQLHIVGGGCQNALLNQLCADACGIRVMAGPIEASTLGNIGIQLMTLDELNNVDDFRQVVTANYNLTTFTPNSDSEIARYVAQFHSKRQTKELCA, encoded by the coding sequence ATGACTTTTCGTCATTGTGTCGCAGTCGATCTCGGCGCCTCCAGCGGGCGCGTTATGCTGGCGCGTTATGACAGTGAACGCCGCACCCTGTCGCTGCGTGAAATCCACCGCTTCGTGAACTGCCTGCAAAAACAGGACGGTTTCGACACGTGGGATATCGACAGCCTGGAAGACGCTATCCGCCTTGGACTGGAAAAGGTCTGCGATGAGGGCATCCGCATTGACAGTATCGGCATTGATACCTGGGGTGTGGATTATGTCCTGCTGGATAAGCAGGGCCGGCGCGTCGGCTTACCTGTCTCCTATCGCGACAGCCGCACCACCGGCATTATGCAGCAGGCCCAGGAACAGCTCGGCAAATGCGATATCTATCAGCGCAGCGGGATCCAGTTCCTGCCGTTCAATACCCTGTACCAACTGCGCGCGCTGGTTGAACAGCAGCCGGAAGTGGTGCCACAAGTGGCACATGCCCTGCTGATCCCGGACTACTTCAGCTACCGCCTGACCGGCGAAATGAACTGGGAATATACCAACGCGACCACCACGCAACTGGTCAATATCAACAGCGATGACTGGGACGAAACGCTGCTGACGTGGACCGGGGCAGATAAAGCCTGGTTTGGCCGCCCGACGCATCCGGGTAATGTCATTGGCTACTGGATTTGTCCGCAGAAGAATCAGATCCCGGTGGTCGCCGTCGCCAGTCACGATACCGCCAGTGCCGTTATTGCCTCCCCACTGCAAGACACACACAGCGCCTATCTTTCCTCCGGCACCTGGTCGTTGATGGGGTTTGAAAGCAGAACGCCTTATACCGACGACACGGCGCTGGCAGCGAATATCACCAACGAAGGCGGTGCGGAAGGCCGCTATCGGGTGCTGAAAAACATCATGGGGCTGTGGCTTTTACAGCGCGTTTTAAAAGAGCGCCAAATTACCGATCTGCCCGCGCTGATCGCCGATACGCAGGCGCTAACGGCCTGCCGCTTCCTGATCAATCCCAATGACGACCGCTTTATTAACCCCGCCGATATGAGCGCCGAAATTCAGGCCGCCTGTCGCGAGTCGGGCCAGCCGTTGCCGGAAAGCGACGCGGAGCTGGCGCGCTGCATTTTCGACAGTCTGGCGCTGCTGTATGCAGACGTGCTGGAAGAGCTGGCCACCCTGCGCGGCGAAGCCTTTACCCAACTGCACATCGTCGGCGGCGGCTGCCAGAACGCCCTGCTGAACCAGCTTTGCGCCGATGCCTGCGGCATTCGCGTGATGGCCGGTCCGATTGAAGCCTCAACGCTTGGCAATATCGGCATTCAGCTGATGACGCTGGACGAACTGAATAATGTCGATGACTTCCGTCAGGTGGTCACCGCGAACTACAACCTGACCACGTTTACCCCCAATTCCGACAGTGAAATTGCCCGCTACGTCGCGCAGTTTCACTCAAAACGACAGACAAAGGAGCTTTGCGCATGA
- the rhaS gene encoding HTH-type transcriptional activator RhaS: MTVLHSVDFFPSGTAPVAIEPRLPQSAFPEHHHDFHEIVIVEHGTGIHVFNGQPYTISGGTVCFVRDHDRHLYEHTDNLCLTNVLYRSPDAFQFLAGLNQLLPQEQDGLYPSHWRVNQSVLQQVRLLVSQMELVGDEKDLSVVANREILFMQLLVLLRRSSLMEGAANNDARLNHLMAWLEDHFAEEVCWEALADQFSLSLRTLHRQLKQHTGLTPQRYLNRLRLIKARHLLRHSDQSVTEIAYHCGFGDSNHFSTLFRREFNWSPRDIRQGRDALLQ, from the coding sequence ATGACCGTACTGCATAGCGTGGATTTTTTTCCATCAGGCACCGCGCCTGTGGCTATTGAACCGCGACTTCCTCAGTCTGCCTTTCCCGAGCATCATCATGATTTCCATGAAATTGTGATCGTTGAACACGGCACCGGTATCCACGTTTTCAATGGCCAGCCTTACACCATCAGCGGCGGCACGGTCTGTTTCGTGCGCGACCATGACAGACATTTGTATGAACATACTGACAACCTGTGTCTGACCAATGTGCTCTACCGGTCCCCCGATGCGTTTCAGTTTCTTGCCGGGCTCAACCAATTGCTGCCGCAGGAGCAGGACGGCTTGTATCCCTCCCACTGGCGGGTAAACCAAAGTGTGCTTCAGCAGGTACGCTTACTGGTGTCGCAGATGGAGCTGGTCGGGGATGAGAAAGATCTGTCGGTGGTGGCAAACCGCGAAATTCTGTTTATGCAATTGCTGGTGCTGTTACGTCGCAGTAGCCTAATGGAAGGCGCAGCCAACAACGACGCGCGGTTAAACCATCTGATGGCATGGCTGGAAGACCATTTTGCCGAAGAGGTGTGCTGGGAAGCGCTGGCCGATCAGTTTTCGCTTTCTCTGCGCACGCTGCACCGCCAGCTTAAGCAGCATACCGGGCTGACACCGCAGCGTTATTTGAATCGCCTGCGTTTAATCAAAGCCCGCCACCTGTTGCGGCACAGCGATCAAAGCGTCACGGAAATCGCTTATCACTGCGGTTTTGGCGACAGTAACCACTTTTCTACGCTGTTTCGCCGCGAGTTTAACTGGTCACCGCGCGACATCCGTCAGGGGCGCGATGCCTTACTTCAGTAA
- the rhaS gene encoding rhamnose ABC transporter substrate-binding protein: protein MNIKKSLILTVAALALSGSALAEVKIALVAKSLGNGFFEAANVGAQEAAKEIGDVKVIYTGPTTTTAEAQIEVLNGLIAQGVDAIAISANDPDAVVPVLKKAMQRGIKVVSWDSGVATAGRQIHLNPSNNALIGETNVKLAADALKALNVEKGDVAILSATPTSTNQNIWIAEMKKVLPKYPSINLVSVAYGDDLSDKSYREAVGLLKSYPDLKVIVSPSSVGIVAAAQAVKDQGKIGKVYVTGLGLPSEMAGAVKSGASKSFAIWNPIDLGYAATYLADDLVKGTATKTEANMGKLGKVKLDADGNGAMAEPFVYDASNIDKFSKIF, encoded by the coding sequence ATGAATATAAAGAAAAGCTTGATCCTCACCGTTGCCGCTCTGGCGTTGTCCGGTTCCGCTTTAGCAGAAGTCAAAATCGCCCTCGTGGCAAAATCCCTCGGGAATGGATTCTTCGAAGCAGCGAACGTCGGCGCGCAGGAGGCGGCCAAAGAGATAGGTGATGTCAAAGTGATCTACACCGGTCCCACCACGACCACCGCCGAGGCACAGATTGAAGTGCTGAACGGACTGATCGCCCAGGGCGTCGATGCGATCGCGATTTCGGCTAACGATCCGGACGCCGTGGTGCCGGTGCTGAAAAAAGCGATGCAGCGCGGGATCAAAGTCGTGTCCTGGGATTCCGGCGTAGCGACCGCCGGTCGACAGATCCATCTTAATCCGTCGAATAACGCGCTGATTGGCGAAACCAACGTCAAGCTCGCCGCCGACGCGCTGAAGGCGCTGAATGTAGAAAAAGGCGATGTGGCGATTCTGAGCGCCACGCCGACCTCGACCAACCAGAATATCTGGATCGCCGAGATGAAAAAGGTGCTCCCGAAATACCCGTCCATCAACCTGGTGTCCGTAGCCTATGGTGACGATCTCTCCGACAAGAGCTACCGCGAAGCGGTGGGACTGCTTAAGTCTTATCCGGACCTGAAGGTGATTGTCTCCCCATCTTCCGTCGGCATTGTGGCGGCGGCACAGGCGGTGAAGGATCAGGGCAAAATCGGCAAAGTCTATGTGACAGGGCTGGGCTTACCCTCTGAAATGGCGGGCGCGGTGAAGTCCGGGGCGTCGAAGAGTTTTGCCATCTGGAACCCGATCGACCTTGGCTATGCGGCAACGTATCTGGCAGACGATCTGGTCAAAGGCACAGCCACCAAAACCGAAGCCAATATGGGCAAGCTGGGTAAGGTGAAACTGGATGCCGACGGCAATGGCGCAATGGCTGAGCCGTTCGTTTACGATGCCAGCAACATTGATAAGTTCTCCAAAATCTTTTGA
- the rhaD gene encoding rhamnulose-1-phosphate aldolase → MQTITDSWFVQGMIKATSDAWLKGWDERNGGNLTLRLDEADIAPFSADFHATPRYIALSQPMPQLANTPFIVTGSGKFFRNVQLDPAANLGVVKVDSDGAGYHILWGLTHEAVPTSELPAHFLSHCERIKATNGKDRVIMHCHATNLIALTYVLENSTELFTRKLWEGSTECLVVFPDGVGILPWMVPGTDEIGQATAQEMQKHSLVLWPFHGVFGSGPTLDEAFGLIDTAEKSAEVLVKVLSMGGMKQTISREELIALGKRFGVTPLASALELY, encoded by the coding sequence ATGCAGACTATTACTGATTCCTGGTTCGTCCAGGGAATGATTAAAGCCACCTCCGACGCCTGGCTGAAAGGCTGGGACGAGCGTAACGGCGGCAACCTGACGCTGCGCCTCGATGAAGCCGATATCGCGCCGTTCAGCGCCGATTTCCACGCTACGCCGCGCTATATCGCCCTCAGCCAGCCGATGCCGCAGTTAGCCAATACGCCGTTCATCGTGACCGGCTCCGGCAAATTCTTCCGCAACGTTCAGCTCGATCCAGCCGCGAACTTAGGCGTGGTGAAAGTGGACAGCGACGGTGCGGGCTACCACATTCTCTGGGGGCTGACCCACGAAGCGGTGCCAACCTCTGAACTTCCAGCGCACTTCCTCTCCCACTGCGAGCGCATCAAGGCGACTAACGGCAAAGACCGCGTGATTATGCACTGCCACGCCACTAACCTGATTGCCCTGACCTACGTGCTGGAAAACAGCACTGAGCTTTTCACCCGCAAGCTGTGGGAAGGCTCTACCGAGTGTCTGGTGGTCTTCCCGGACGGCGTAGGCATTCTGCCGTGGATGGTGCCGGGCACCGACGAGATCGGTCAGGCCACCGCGCAGGAAATGCAAAAGCATTCGCTGGTACTGTGGCCGTTCCACGGCGTATTCGGCAGTGGCCCGACGCTGGATGAAGCGTTCGGCCTGATCGACACCGCCGAGAAGTCCGCAGAAGTGTTAGTCAAAGTGCTGTCGATGGGCGGTATGAAGCAAACCATCAGCCGTGAAGAACTGATCGCGCTGGGTAAACGCTTTGGCGTCACCCCGCTCGCCAGTGCATTAGAACTGTATTAA
- a CDS encoding sugar ABC transporter ATP-binding protein, with translation MTPLLQLAGITKIFPGVRALENVQLELWPGKVTALVGENGAGKSTLVKVMTGIYQPDEGEILYKAIPIHLPQPEAAHKVGITAIHQETVLFDELSVTENIFVGQYLYKGLLKTLDWPEMHRQAAAILTRLDVQIDPHATLKTLSIAQRHMVAIARALSFDAQVVILDEPTAALSQHEILDFYQIVERLKQEGKAILFISHKFDEIFELADHYTILRDGVFVSSGNIHEISEERMVAQMVGRAITQTFPKTACEQGETVLEVKDLCHPTEFAHINFSLKKGEILGFYGLVGAGRTELMQALSGVSRPSSGQIVLNGHVVHFHQPADAIRAGIVCVPEERQKQGAIVAMSIAENISLPQLSKLNPHGVLNAVREWQLADEYAKRLQVKAFSWRQAVETLSGGNQQKVVIGKWLATHPDVIILDEPTKGIDIGSKAAVHQFMSELVAQGLAVIMVSSELPEVMGMADRIIVMHEGLIVAEYRAGEATAEAIVSAASGIGKEAA, from the coding sequence ATGACCCCATTGCTACAGCTTGCTGGCATCACCAAAATATTCCCCGGCGTGCGCGCACTGGAAAACGTGCAGCTCGAACTCTGGCCCGGCAAAGTGACCGCCCTGGTGGGTGAAAATGGCGCGGGCAAATCGACGCTGGTCAAAGTGATGACCGGCATCTATCAGCCTGACGAGGGCGAAATCCTCTATAAGGCGATTCCCATTCATTTGCCCCAGCCGGAAGCAGCACACAAAGTCGGCATTACCGCCATTCATCAGGAAACCGTACTTTTTGATGAGCTGTCGGTCACCGAGAATATCTTCGTCGGCCAGTATTTGTATAAAGGCTTGCTCAAAACACTCGACTGGCCGGAAATGCACCGCCAGGCAGCGGCCATCCTCACCCGCCTCGATGTGCAGATTGATCCGCACGCCACGCTGAAAACCCTGAGTATCGCCCAGCGTCATATGGTCGCGATTGCCCGCGCCCTGTCGTTTGACGCCCAGGTGGTGATCCTCGACGAACCCACCGCCGCGCTCTCTCAGCATGAAATTCTCGATTTTTATCAAATTGTTGAGCGCCTGAAGCAGGAAGGCAAAGCGATTCTGTTTATCTCGCATAAGTTTGATGAAATCTTTGAGCTGGCGGATCACTACACCATTCTGCGCGACGGCGTTTTTGTCAGTTCTGGCAATATTCATGAGATTAGTGAAGAGCGGATGGTGGCGCAGATGGTCGGCCGCGCCATTACCCAGACCTTCCCGAAAACGGCCTGCGAACAGGGCGAAACGGTACTGGAGGTGAAAGACCTCTGCCACCCCACCGAGTTTGCTCATATCAACTTCAGCCTGAAAAAAGGCGAAATTCTGGGCTTTTACGGACTGGTCGGCGCGGGACGCACCGAGTTGATGCAGGCGCTTTCCGGCGTGTCGCGTCCCTCTTCGGGACAAATTGTGCTAAACGGGCACGTCGTTCACTTCCACCAGCCCGCCGACGCCATTCGCGCTGGCATTGTCTGCGTACCGGAAGAGCGGCAGAAACAGGGCGCGATCGTGGCAATGAGTATTGCCGAAAACATCAGCCTGCCGCAGCTCAGTAAACTGAACCCGCACGGGGTGCTCAACGCCGTGCGCGAATGGCAGTTGGCAGATGAGTACGCTAAGCGCCTGCAGGTGAAAGCCTTTAGCTGGCGGCAGGCGGTGGAAACGCTCTCCGGCGGTAATCAGCAAAAAGTGGTGATCGGCAAATGGCTCGCCACTCATCCGGACGTGATCATTCTCGATGAACCCACCAAAGGGATTGATATTGGCTCAAAGGCCGCGGTGCATCAGTTTATGTCTGAACTGGTCGCGCAGGGGCTGGCGGTCATTATGGTGTCATCTGAGCTGCCGGAAGTGATGGGCATGGCCGACCGGATTATTGTCATGCACGAAGGGCTGATTGTGGCGGAATACCGCGCCGGTGAAGCCACGGCGGAGGCCATTGTCAGCGCCGCCAGCGGCATCGGTAAGGAGGCAGCATAA
- a CDS encoding ABC transporter permease, whose amino-acid sequence MFQRLLKHREALLAGVIILMIAAIGSRVPSFIRPGNLVEIFNDTSILIILALGQMMVLLAKGIDLSMAANLALSGMIVALLNFHHPEIPVWALMLLATVCGLVMGVINGLLVWKLGIPAIVVTLGTMSIYRGIIFLLSNGGWINSHQMSDGFLALPRFALLGMPVLSWCAIIALLGVSYFLRYSRTGRALYTAGGNATAAYYTGINAGKMQFISFCLSGALAGFCGYLWISRFAVAYVDVANGFELQVVAACVIGGISTMGGIGRVLGCLCGALFLGVINNALPVIGISPFWQMAISGAVIVVAVLLNERSNKRKGRLILRNAALVRQKQAVSHE is encoded by the coding sequence ATGTTTCAACGCCTGCTTAAACATCGCGAAGCGCTGCTGGCTGGGGTGATCATCCTGATGATCGCCGCGATCGGCAGTCGCGTGCCGTCGTTTATCCGTCCGGGCAACCTGGTGGAAATTTTTAACGACACCTCGATTCTGATCATCCTCGCACTCGGGCAGATGATGGTGCTGCTCGCCAAAGGGATCGATCTGTCGATGGCCGCCAATCTGGCCCTCAGCGGCATGATCGTCGCCCTGCTCAATTTCCACCATCCGGAGATCCCCGTCTGGGCATTAATGCTGCTGGCGACCGTGTGCGGCCTAGTCATGGGCGTGATTAACGGTCTGCTGGTCTGGAAGCTCGGCATTCCGGCCATTGTGGTCACCCTCGGCACCATGAGTATTTACCGGGGCATTATCTTTTTGCTGTCAAACGGCGGCTGGATTAACTCGCATCAGATGAGCGATGGATTTCTCGCCCTGCCCCGCTTCGCTCTGCTGGGGATGCCGGTTCTGAGCTGGTGCGCCATCATCGCGCTTCTTGGGGTGAGCTACTTCCTGCGCTACAGCCGGACGGGACGGGCGCTATACACCGCCGGCGGAAATGCCACTGCGGCTTACTACACCGGCATTAACGCCGGAAAAATGCAGTTTATCAGCTTCTGTCTCTCTGGCGCCCTCGCGGGTTTTTGCGGCTATTTATGGATCTCCCGCTTTGCAGTCGCATATGTCGATGTGGCTAACGGTTTTGAATTACAGGTCGTGGCAGCCTGTGTGATCGGAGGGATCAGTACGATGGGAGGCATCGGTCGTGTTCTCGGCTGCCTGTGCGGTGCGCTGTTCCTCGGCGTCATCAATAACGCGTTGCCCGTGATTGGCATCTCGCCTTTCTGGCAGATGGCCATATCCGGCGCAGTGATTGTGGTTGCCGTGCTGCTCAATGAGCGCAGCAACAAGCGCAAAGGTCGCTTGATTCTGCGTAATGCAGCGCTGGTACGACAAAAACAGGCGGTGTCCCATGAGTAA